One stretch of Pandoraea oxalativorans DNA includes these proteins:
- a CDS encoding AMP-binding protein, producing MDKVWLKSYPPGVPAEIDVNTYRSLNDVFLQSCQKFANRPSFTNLGVTLTFADLERKSRDFAAYLQSLPGLQRGSRVAIMSPNLLQYPVAVFGILRAGMVVVNVNPLYTAGELEHQLKDADCGAILVIENFAATLQKALPNTPVKHVITTAIGDMVPAPKRWIVNYVVRHVKKMVPEWNIPHAVPFRTAMAQGARAKLEEAQLGHDDIAFLQYTGGTTGVAKGAMLTHYNMIANMLQARAWIGSGLEEGKEIIVTALPLYHIFCLTANCLVFLQLGALNLLITNPRDMPGFVKELGKWKFTFMTGVNTLFNGLLNTPGFDQLDFTALKCALGGGAAVQRAVAERWQKVTGHPLIEAYGLTETSPAVCINPLGSEFNGSIGLPISSTEVSIRNDANEALGFGQEGEICVRGPQVMKGYWHRPDETTKTITPDGWLRTGDIGTIDEQGFVRITDRKKDMIIVSGFNVYPNEVESVLAMCPGVLESAVVGVPSQRTGEAVKAVIVKKSQDLSEKAIIDFCRQHLTNYKVPHVIEFRTELPKTPVGKVLRRELR from the coding sequence ATGGATAAAGTCTGGCTCAAAAGCTATCCGCCCGGCGTGCCGGCCGAGATCGACGTCAACACGTATCGTTCGCTCAACGATGTGTTCCTGCAAAGCTGCCAGAAGTTCGCGAATCGTCCGTCGTTCACCAATCTCGGTGTCACGCTGACGTTTGCCGACCTCGAGCGCAAGTCGCGCGACTTCGCCGCATATCTGCAAAGCCTGCCGGGATTGCAACGCGGTTCGCGCGTGGCCATCATGTCGCCGAACCTGCTCCAGTATCCGGTGGCCGTGTTCGGCATCCTGCGCGCGGGCATGGTCGTCGTGAACGTCAACCCGCTCTATACGGCGGGTGAACTGGAACATCAATTAAAGGACGCGGATTGCGGCGCGATCCTCGTCATCGAGAACTTCGCCGCCACGCTGCAAAAGGCGTTGCCGAATACGCCGGTCAAGCACGTCATTACCACCGCCATCGGCGATATGGTGCCCGCGCCGAAGCGCTGGATCGTGAACTACGTCGTGCGTCACGTGAAGAAGATGGTGCCCGAGTGGAACATTCCTCACGCAGTGCCCTTTCGCACCGCCATGGCACAAGGCGCACGCGCCAAGTTGGAGGAAGCGCAGCTCGGTCACGACGACATCGCCTTCCTTCAGTACACCGGCGGCACGACCGGCGTGGCCAAGGGCGCGATGCTCACGCACTACAACATGATCGCCAACATGTTGCAGGCGCGCGCGTGGATCGGCTCCGGTCTCGAAGAAGGCAAGGAGATCATCGTCACGGCGCTGCCGCTTTATCACATCTTCTGTCTGACGGCGAACTGTCTGGTGTTCCTCCAGCTCGGCGCACTCAACCTGCTCATCACCAACCCGCGCGACATGCCCGGCTTCGTGAAGGAATTGGGCAAGTGGAAGTTCACGTTCATGACGGGCGTGAATACGCTGTTCAACGGTTTGCTCAACACGCCGGGCTTCGATCAGCTCGACTTCACCGCGCTCAAGTGTGCATTGGGCGGCGGCGCGGCCGTGCAGCGCGCGGTGGCCGAGCGCTGGCAGAAGGTCACGGGGCACCCGCTGATCGAGGCGTATGGGCTAACGGAGACGTCGCCTGCGGTGTGTATCAACCCGCTCGGCAGCGAGTTCAACGGCTCCATCGGTCTGCCGATTTCGTCGACCGAAGTCAGCATTCGCAACGACGCCAACGAAGCACTGGGCTTCGGCCAGGAAGGCGAGATCTGTGTGCGTGGCCCGCAAGTCATGAAGGGCTACTGGCATCGCCCCGACGAGACGACCAAGACCATTACGCCGGACGGCTGGCTGCGCACCGGCGACATCGGCACGATCGACGAACAAGGCTTCGTGCGCATTACCGATCGCAAGAAGGACATGATCATCGTGTCGGGCTTCAACGTCTATCCGAACGAAGTGGAGAGCGTGCTCGCAATGTGCCCGGGCGTGCTGGAATCGGCAGTCGTAGGCGTGCCGAGCCAGCGGACCGGTGAGGCGGTCAAGGCGGTGATCGTCAAGAAGTCGCAGGATCTGTCGGAAAAGGCCATCATCGACTTCTGCCGTCAGCATCTGACGAACTACAAGGTGCCGCACGTCATCGAGTTCCGCACCGAGTTGCCGAAGACGCCCGTCGGCAAGGTGCTGCGTCGCGAGTTGCGTTGA
- the tcdA gene encoding tRNA cyclic N6-threonylcarbamoyladenosine(37) synthase TcdA, translating into MNSTPSIVVAPVPATPSEKDYDANRRFGGLARLYGDDGLARLREAHVAVIGIGGVGSWVAEALARSAVGRLTLIDLDNVAESNTNRQVHALDGNYGKPKVAAMAERIMAINPGCQLTLIEDFVELENLDAMLGGGFDWVVDAIDSVRVKTALIAWCVAHKQRLITVGGAGGQIDPTRIRIDDLARTIQDPLLAKVRAQLRKQHGFVRGPKAKFNVPAVYSDEPLQYPEAVCAPGETPETSDTAAGPQGLNCAGFGSSMCVTATFGMAAAAHVLKQVTKVGR; encoded by the coding sequence ATGAACAGTACCCCGTCGATCGTTGTAGCTCCGGTGCCGGCCACGCCATCGGAGAAGGATTATGATGCGAACCGCCGCTTCGGCGGTCTCGCGCGCTTGTACGGTGACGACGGTCTCGCGCGTCTGCGTGAAGCCCACGTGGCCGTCATCGGTATCGGCGGCGTCGGTTCGTGGGTGGCCGAAGCGCTGGCGCGCAGCGCCGTGGGCCGACTCACCCTTATCGATCTCGATAACGTCGCCGAAAGCAATACCAATCGTCAGGTGCATGCACTCGATGGCAACTACGGCAAACCCAAAGTTGCCGCGATGGCCGAACGGATCATGGCCATCAATCCCGGTTGCCAGCTTACGCTCATCGAGGACTTCGTCGAACTGGAAAATCTCGACGCCATGTTGGGCGGCGGCTTCGACTGGGTGGTCGATGCCATCGACAGCGTTCGGGTGAAGACGGCGCTCATCGCATGGTGCGTGGCGCATAAGCAGCGTCTGATCACCGTGGGTGGTGCTGGCGGTCAGATCGATCCGACACGGATTCGTATCGACGATCTGGCCCGCACGATCCAGGATCCGCTGCTTGCGAAAGTGCGTGCGCAATTACGCAAGCAACATGGATTTGTCCGTGGTCCGAAGGCCAAGTTCAACGTGCCGGCCGTGTACTCGGACGAGCCGTTGCAATATCCCGAAGCGGTGTGCGCGCCGGGCGAAACGCCCGAAACGTCCGATACGGCTGCGGGGCCGCAGGGCCTGAATTGCGCCGGTTTCGGTTCGAGCATGTGTGTCACAGCGACGTTCGGCATGGCAGCCGCAGCTCACGTTTTAAAGCAGGTGACGAAGGTCGGACGTTGA
- a CDS encoding AsmA family protein, with the protein MMRWVTSLKWLAITIVAIVLAFAAFITWFDWNYARPFINREVSTATGRPFAIRGDLSLHWLAPNAQAPGLGRWLPRPRLIANDIVLGNVAWSQEPNMVSVGRLTFSLEWLPLLDKRVVLPEVALSAPKVIVEQQADGRNNWTFTKGDGQPSPWKFRIGRLILEDGVVRANLVPQQLDLTANIATIDGQAPYGIGVAVKGTFRKVAITGKGRGGDVLSLEDYGEPYPLDASVRIGRTQIAAKGTFTNPATLSALDMHLRLAGPTMADLYPITGVLPPETPSYETNGHLLHTAGVWRYERFQGKVGQSDLSGTLLFRQRQPRNILQGAVVSNQLRLIDLGPAIGGQNPSGGSDLSGKPKAPPSDKVLPVDPFKTDRWRAIDADVQFTGRKIVKDKSLPIDNLVTHLVLDDGVLSLRPLEFGVAGGRITSTLVLNGQTEPMKVDSQVSLRHLKMKQLLPDVDLMKTSVGEVNGDAALTATGNSIAALAGSSNGEIKTLIDRGSVSKLLLQYMGLNVGNIVLTKLFGDKQIEMRCAAADFAVRDGLMDTRTFVIDTDDTSIGVTGQVDLKREHFNLTIRPEPKHFGLLSLRSPLYVRGTFKHPDVGVSVPTLVARAGGAIALGVLAPYTALVPLLELGPGKDSPCGELLAKLQHPPSRNPASVKPVPDANGSGTGTGTGDASGGKSSGQGRAAQSSPSAAAGAGSEKP; encoded by the coding sequence ATGATGCGATGGGTAACGTCCTTGAAATGGCTGGCGATCACGATAGTCGCCATCGTCCTGGCATTCGCGGCGTTCATCACGTGGTTTGACTGGAACTACGCCCGGCCCTTCATCAACCGGGAGGTGAGCACCGCGACGGGTCGCCCGTTTGCTATCCGGGGCGACCTCTCGCTGCACTGGCTGGCCCCGAATGCGCAGGCCCCGGGTCTGGGGCGCTGGCTACCGCGGCCTCGCCTGATCGCGAATGATATCGTGTTAGGCAACGTTGCGTGGAGTCAGGAGCCGAACATGGTTTCCGTCGGACGACTCACGTTCTCGCTCGAATGGCTGCCGCTGCTCGACAAGCGCGTCGTCCTGCCCGAAGTCGCGCTGTCCGCACCGAAGGTCATCGTCGAGCAACAGGCAGACGGGCGCAACAACTGGACCTTCACAAAGGGTGACGGTCAACCGTCGCCGTGGAAATTCCGCATCGGACGTCTGATTCTCGAAGACGGCGTAGTACGCGCCAATCTCGTGCCGCAGCAACTCGATCTGACGGCCAATATCGCCACCATCGACGGCCAGGCGCCGTACGGCATCGGCGTCGCCGTGAAAGGCACGTTCCGCAAGGTCGCCATCACCGGTAAGGGCCGAGGCGGCGACGTCCTCTCGCTCGAAGACTATGGCGAGCCCTATCCGCTCGACGCGAGCGTGCGCATCGGCCGCACGCAGATCGCTGCCAAGGGCACGTTCACGAACCCGGCCACCCTGTCGGCACTCGACATGCACCTGCGCCTGGCCGGGCCGACCATGGCCGACCTTTATCCGATTACCGGCGTGCTGCCGCCGGAGACGCCGTCTTACGAGACCAACGGGCACCTATTGCATACCGCCGGTGTCTGGCGATACGAGCGCTTCCAGGGCAAGGTCGGCCAGAGCGATCTCTCGGGCACGCTCCTGTTCCGTCAACGCCAGCCGCGCAACATTCTGCAAGGCGCAGTCGTCTCGAATCAACTGCGTCTGATCGATCTGGGACCGGCCATCGGCGGACAGAATCCGTCGGGCGGCAGCGACCTGTCGGGCAAGCCGAAAGCGCCGCCGTCCGACAAGGTGCTGCCGGTCGATCCGTTCAAGACGGACCGCTGGCGCGCCATCGACGCGGACGTGCAATTCACCGGCCGCAAGATCGTCAAGGACAAGAGCCTGCCAATCGACAACCTCGTCACGCATCTCGTGCTGGACGACGGCGTGCTCTCGCTGCGACCGCTGGAATTCGGCGTGGCCGGTGGGCGCATTACGTCGACGCTCGTCCTCAACGGACAGACCGAACCGATGAAGGTGGATTCGCAAGTCTCGCTGCGCCATCTGAAGATGAAGCAGTTGCTGCCCGATGTCGATCTGATGAAGACGAGTGTCGGCGAAGTGAATGGCGACGCGGCCCTGACCGCCACCGGCAACTCGATTGCGGCGCTGGCCGGCTCATCGAACGGCGAGATCAAGACGCTCATCGACCGTGGCTCGGTCAGCAAGCTGCTGCTGCAATACATGGGCCTGAACGTGGGCAACATCGTGCTGACGAAGCTCTTCGGCGACAAGCAGATCGAAATGCGCTGCGCCGCCGCCGACTTTGCCGTGCGCGACGGCCTGATGGACACTCGCACCTTCGTGATCGACACCGACGATACAAGCATTGGGGTGACGGGTCAGGTCGACCTCAAGCGCGAACACTTCAACCTGACCATCCGGCCCGAGCCGAAGCATTTCGGCCTGCTGTCGTTACGCTCGCCGCTGTATGTGCGCGGTACCTTCAAGCATCCGGATGTGGGGGTCAGCGTGCCGACGCTGGTGGCCCGCGCGGGCGGCGCGATTGCACTGGGCGTGCTCGCCCCGTACACCGCACTCGTACCGTTGCTCGAACTCGGTCCCGGCAAGGACAGCCCCTGCGGCGAACTGCTCGCCAAGCTGCAGCACCCGCCGAGCCGCAACCCCGCCAGCGTCAAACCCGTGCCCGACGCGAACGGTAGCGGCACTGGCACCGGAACGGGCGACGCCTCCGGTGGCAAGTCCAGCGGCCAGGGGCGTGCCGCGCAGTCGTCACCGTCCGCCGCCGCTGGCGCGGGAAGCGAGAAACCCTGA
- the pdxH gene encoding pyridoxamine 5'-phosphate oxidase has protein sequence MTQTLSLADLRKNYALGSLSETDVASSPFDQFRLWFEQALAAQLAEPNAMTLATVTPDGRPDARIVLIKGADERGFTFFTNYDSRKGQELAATPYGCLLFHWIELERQVRIEGRVEKVSAEESDAYFHSRPVGSRLGAWASVQSAEVADRTIIEQREAEFRRQFGDAPPRPPHWGGYRLVPDTIEFWQGRESRLHDRIKFFRLADGAWRIARLSP, from the coding sequence GTGACCCAGACGCTTTCTCTCGCGGACCTGCGCAAAAACTACGCCCTCGGCTCACTTTCGGAGACCGATGTCGCGTCTAGCCCGTTCGACCAATTCCGACTCTGGTTTGAGCAAGCGCTTGCCGCCCAACTGGCCGAGCCGAACGCCATGACGCTCGCCACCGTCACGCCGGACGGCCGCCCCGATGCGCGGATCGTGCTGATCAAGGGTGCCGACGAACGCGGGTTCACGTTCTTCACGAATTACGATTCGCGCAAGGGTCAGGAGCTGGCGGCCACGCCGTACGGTTGTCTGCTGTTTCACTGGATCGAACTCGAGCGTCAGGTGCGCATCGAGGGACGTGTCGAGAAAGTGAGCGCAGAAGAAAGCGACGCTTATTTCCACTCGCGTCCGGTGGGTTCCCGCCTTGGCGCGTGGGCCTCGGTGCAAAGCGCCGAAGTGGCCGATCGCACGATCATCGAGCAACGCGAAGCGGAGTTCCGGCGCCAGTTCGGCGACGCCCCGCCGCGTCCGCCGCACTGGGGTGGATACCGGCTCGTGCCGGACACCATCGAGTTCTGGCAGGGCCGCGAATCGCGCCTGCACGACCGCATCAAATTTTTCCGGCTTGCCGATGGAGCGTGGCGCATCGCGCGCCTGTCCCCCTGA